From Thermovirga sp.:
AAGGCTGAACGGATCACTGGATCAGGACAAGACCGTACCTTCCCGGGAAGGGCTCTTTCGGGACCTGGGCGGAACGCACGGGTTAGGTCGGGTCATCCTTCTTGCAGAAACCTGCATGCCAGTGTTCCTCCTTTGGAATCGCACGGATCAGTTGATGAAGAAGATAACCTCTCTATTCCCTTTCGTCAATAGCCGGAGTCGATATTGAGTCCGATCTTGAAAGCTGGGGGGCCTTGAGGTTAACCTTCTTCACGGGAGGGATCCAAAATGGCAAGATGGCTTATGGCCGCCGGCGGCGTCCTGCTGCTGCTTGGGCTGGCTCTTCACTTCGCCCCCTGGCTCCTAGCCTGGTTCGGCAGGCTCCCCGGGGACATCCGCTACGAGACGGGGCGGACAAAGGTCTTCATACCTATAACCTCGATGGTCATTGTCAGCCTGATCCTCACGGTGGTGATGAACCTGCTCTCCAGGAGATAGGGGGACGCTTCAGGGGGGTCTTCCCACGTCACAAAGACTCTTTTATCACCGGTTCCCCAGGCTATCGATGGCTATCACGGCATGATAGACCAGTTCAACGCCTTTTTGAAGGTCCTCGTAGTCCGTCCATTCTTCAGGGCAGTGGCTGCGGCCCCCCCTGCTCGGGACGAACACCATCCCCGTGGGGAAAAAGGGAGCCATTACCATGGCGTCGTGTCCCGCCCCGCTGGTCATGGTACGCCAGGAAAAGCCCAGCCCATCAGCCTGATCCTGGAGTACACGGCGTATCCCTCCATCCAGGTTCACGGGTTCCACCTTGAGGAGTTGATCCAACCGGCAGACCGTACCGTCGGCCTGGGAAGTATCGGCGAGATCCTTTCTGAACCCGTTCTTCACCCTTTCGATGGAGGAGGCATCGAGAGAGCGGATGTCCAGGGTGAACTCAACCTCGCCGGGAATGACGTTCGTAGCCCCGGGCCTGACGACGAGGGAGCCCACCGTCGCCACGGTATCCTCAACCTGTTCAACGGCAAGGGATGGAATTCTCCCAATGGCGGCCGCCGCCGTCTTGAGGGCGTCGCGCCTCATGCCCATGGGTGTCGTCCCGGCATGGTCCGGGCGCCCTTCGATGGTAACGCGCGTAAGGTCGGTCCCCACGATGCTAGAAACGATGCCCACTTCGAAACCCTCCTTTTCAAGCACCGGACCCTGTTCGACATGCAGTTCCAGGAAAGCACGCACTTCACCGGGCCTCCTTTTTGCCTCGGCGATCCTCGCCGGGTCGAAGCCGAAGGAGGCCATGGCATCGGCCAGGCTGATACCATCCTCGTCCTTGCGCTCCCGGAGTTCTTCCTGGGTGATTCCCAGGGTCATGGCCCGGCTAGAGAGAAAGCCGGCTCTGAAACGCCCGCCCTCTTCTTCGATCATGGCGATCATCTCGATGGGGTGGGCCGTCCGGACACTCTTGTCCTCCAGGCAACGGAGGACCTCAAGGGCCGCGACCACCCCGGCCTGTCCGTCGAAGTTGCCGCCATGCCTGACGGAATCAAAATGGGAGCCGATCATTATAGGGGGCAGGGAAGGGTCGCTGCCCTCTCTCCTCCCGAAAAGGTTTGCGGCGGCGTCTTCGTAAACACCGACGCCGAGCTCTTTCAGCTGGCCCGACAGGTAATCCCGGGCGCCGCGATCCTCGGGCGTGAGCGAAAAACGGGTGAGCCCCTTCCCCGGGGTTGCGTTGAAGAGCGCTAGCTTTTCAAGGTCTTTTCGGATCCTGTCGAGGTTTGTCTTCATGGAGTTATCCTCCTCTTTCTTCCCCGATCCGAGTTTACCGGGGCCCCGCTCCCGCTTTCCTCTCGCGGTGGGATCTCAGGATACGGAGGAACAAGCCCCTGCAAAAATCCAGGAAAATGCCGTAAGGCCGACCAGCGAGGGAAAAAATCAGCGACATGAAGACCGAGGATACCGCTATCTGGCTCCAGGTCGCACCCGCGAAGAGGAGTACGACGACGTAAAGCGGCACCTGGAAGATGACGAAGGCCAGGGTATCGCCGGCGATCATCTTCAGCGGCACGGTCCGGTCGATCCCCAGGAAGTTGAAAAGCCTGTCCCTGAACCAGCCGTAGGGCCGCCCCGTGATCAGGTTGACCGGTATGGCGGCGATCCTGGCCTGGACGGACTGGAAAAACGTAAGCCTGGCGATGAAGATCTCGATCATCATGCAGAGGGCCGTGGAAAAGATCATCATGGCTGTTATATCCGCCATCGCCACGACCAGCCTATCCTCCGCGAACCGTCCCATTCCGGTATTTTCCGTCAAGGCTTCGCTCCTTTCCCAATGGCCGAGATTGCCCTCCGAAACGTTCAAACCATCCCATTGATACTATATGAGAACCGGTCACAAAGGCCAGGATTTCAACGTATATCCCTGCGGGAAGGGCCGCCCTGTCAAATCAGGATCGGCGCGATGGCATCGGGGCTAAATTCTTCGATCCGGGCAGGAAGGGAATTCGATGGGTTGGCAAAGAGGATACCCTTATCCTGGACCATCCTTTCCCACTTCTCGCCTCCTTCAATGCTGTCCAGGTGCAGGGTCCTTCCGGCATCCAGGATAGTAGATCAAGATCATCAGACTTTTACTTGGTTTCCGTAAAAAAGCGGCGGGAGAGATCCCGCCGCTTAAATGATGATGTTCCTCTTCCGGGCCATTTCGCGGACCCTGTCTTCGAGGTCCGGCCCCTCCAGTTCTGCAGCGACATCCTTCAGCAGGAGGGGAATATCGAGGCCCTGGGGGCATTTCCCCAAGCACTTTCCGCACTCCACACACTGGGAGGCGAAACCGCTCTCACTCCTCTGCAAAACGCCGCTCGTCTTCATCACGTAGGAATCCTTCCCCTCCTCGAGGTTGCCGAAAAGGTGCATCTTGTTGTAGATCTCGAAGCAGGCGGGAATGTTCACTCCTGCGGGGCAGGGCATACAGTACCCGCAGCCGGAACAGTTGACCTTCATTATTCCCCTGTACCTGGCGGCGGCCCGCTTGACAAGGCTTTTTTCCTCGAGAGTCAGCGAATCGGGAAGGGCATCGCCGGCTGTCCCCAGGTTCTCCTCGATGTGGGCTTCATCGTTCATGCCAGAGAGGGCCACGACGACTTCAGGATGATCCCAGACCCAACGCAGGGCCCATTCTGCGGGGGTTCTCCTGACGGGGGCCTCGTCCCACAGGGCGGCGACGGAAGGCGGCGCTTCGGGGAAACCCAGGTTCCCGCCTCGGAGCGGCTCCATGACGAAGACCCCAAGGCCCTTTGATGCGGCGTACTTGAGCCCCCCCGTGCCGGCCTGGTTCTCTTCGTCCAGGTAGTTGTACTGGATGAGACAGCATTCCCATCTGTAGGCGTCGACGATGGGGGCGAAATCCGCCCCGAGGCCGTGGAAGGAGAACCCCGCGTTCATTATCCTTCCGTCGGCCCTGGCCCTGTCGAGGAAATTCCTCGCTCCCAGAGCCTCAAGCCGTCTCCAGAGAGAGCCGGTGAGGGTATGCATAAGATAATAGTCAATATGGTCGGTCTGCAGTTTTTCGAGCTGGGCCTCTAGGAAACGGTCCATGTCCTCCCGGGACCTTACCAGGAAGGAAGGCAGTTTCGTGGCCAACTTCACCCTCTCCCTGTAGCCATCCCGTAGCGCTCTGCCCAGGAAGCTCTCGCTCTCTCCCTCATGGTAGGTCCAGGCGGTGTCAATATAGTTGACACCTCTGTCTATGGCATACCGGATCTGGGCAGTGGCCCGTTTCTCGTCGATCTGGCCATCCTCCATCGGTAGCCTCATGCAGCCGAAACCCAATATGGATAGTTCGTCGCCGTTTTTCGGAACTTTGCGGTAGAGCATCGCGATTATCACCTTTTCTTCAAGGACCGCCGCAGCCGTTCCCCAGGTCTATCAGTCTCTTCGGTTAGAGGTTTCAATCCGCCTCGGGGGTCAAGTCCTCTTGAAAGAGGTTCCTTTCCATTTTCTAGAATTTTCCAGAGGCTATCCATGATATGTGTCTGCATCAGGTCTCTTGCGCTCTTTGGATCCTTGTTCTTGATTCTGTCCAGGATCTGGGCGTGTTCAATGGAAAATTTACGGAGCTCCTCGACGGGCCATTCCTTGAATTTTTTCCTCTGAATCGAAATCTCCGCCCTGATCGAGTTATAAAGCTGAATCAGGAGCTTATTGCCCGAAAGTTTCACTATGGTGTCATGAAACCTCGCGTGGAGGTCTACATCCGGCTCCGGCAGGAGTTTTTCCTCCCTGAGGATTGCCTCCAGTTCTGCGATCGTCTCCTTTGTCGCTCGCTCCGAAGCCCAGTATGCCGCCTGGGCTTCAATAAGGAGACGGACCTCCATCAGCTCGATGAGCGAGGATCGTCCTGAAATGAGCTTAACAAGCTCCGTGTTGTGGATATTCCTCAAAGCGTTGGGGGAGAGAAAAGTGCCGTTCCCTGGACGGGGTTCGACTATCCCAAAGAAGGCAAGGGACTTCATTACTTCCCTGATTGAATTGCGGCTCACCTGGAACTTTGAAGCCAACGCACTCTCTCCAGGCATGCGGCCGCCAGGTTCCCAGTAACCTCTCTCAATAGAGGTCAACATCTGCTCCAAGACCGATTCGTAAAGGGTTGAACGCACAACGGGTTTGATCATTTCCTGTCCTCTTTCTCTTATTATAAATGAGAGTCCGTCAATGCCTCAATTTTAATAAAGTGGACCCCTCCTTGACGATCTTTTCTCTTGTGCCCGTTGCCTCAGGAAGGAACTAGGCGACATTGCCTGAGCCTGTTTCCTTTTTTCAGGGAGATCCCTGTTCTTCTTCGTGAGGGCTCTGTTAAGCCTTATCTTGAGTCTTTCGAGTCCCTTCTTCGGGTCCACTAGGGTATATTGACAACAGTATGCCCATTTGTTACGCTGTTGTGGTACTGCGAATTATCCTACAATAGGACAATAATATTTTCAAGTTTAAGAAGATGATCCGTCGCATCCACTCAAGTTCAACCAAGGGGGAGGGAAATCATGTCTGCAAAAGATGCTGCAAAAAAGCTCTGGTCTACGCTCTACGAAATTCAGGGGTTTGTGTTGTTCATCCTGATGCTGGGAGTTACGGTCCTCGTCTTTGTGCAGGTAATCATGCGGTATGTTCTTCATGCTCCGCTCATGGGCATAGAGGAGCTGTTGCTTTTCCCGGCAATATGGCTTTACCTCCTGGGAGGAGCTAGCGCTTCAATGGAAAGGACTCATATCGAGTGTAATGTAATCAACGTTTACGTAAAGAGCCCGCTAGCGCTCCAATTACTGGAAATTCTCAAATCGTCCATTTCTCTTGGCGTATGCCTGTGGCTTACCTACTGGGCTTTTGAATACCTGCAATATTCGTTGAGGGTATGGAAACTCAGTAACCTTCTTTACATCCCCCTCTTCTTTGGGGAAAGCGCCCTCTTTGTCTGTCTGTCCCTGATGGCGTTCTACACCGCTGTGGAACTTGGAGACGACTTCCTTGGCCTCAAGGCTGCTCCGCAAAGCAAGGAGGCGGAATAACCATGAGCCTCACGACAGTAATACTTCTCGATGTTATGATCCTTGTTCTTCTTTTGATCCTGAGTGTTCCCCTGCCCTTCTGTTTTGGGGGTGCCCTGCTTTTTTTGACCCTTTTCGGGAACGTATCCATGGCCAGCATGATGATGTGGGGATTCAACCAGATGATCGCCATGGTTCTCTTGGCCAGTCCTCTTTTCATTTTCGCGGGACTCCTGATGGCGAACAGCGGAATTGCTGACACGCTTTTAGATTTCGTGGATTTGTTCGTAGGAAGGATCAAGGGTGGGTTGGGTGTCGTTAGTACAGTAACCTGCGCCATAATCGGAGCCATTTCGGGCAGCGGCTTCACTGGTGTAGCGGCCACCGGGCCCATAATGGTTCCCCGGATGGTGGCCCAGGGTTACCCCAGGGGGTATGCGACCGCCCTGGTTACTGTTTCTTCGATCCTGGGACTTCTGATACCGCCGAGCGTTACCATGATCATCTTCGGATGGGTAACTGAAACGTCGATCCTGGCGTGCTTCCTTTCCACCGTTGGGCCAGGGCTACTGATCACCCTGTCTCTCTCGGTCGTCAACCTCGTATGGGTCCGCAAGATGCCCGGTATTATCCTGGAAGACCTCGAAACACATAATGAAAGAAGAAAGGAAATGCCCGCCCGTTTCTCCAGGGCTATCCCGGCCCTTTCTATTCCTTTCGTGATCTTGGGTGGGATTTACGGTGGAGTTTTTACTCCCACTGAAGCGGCTGCCGTGGCCGCTATTATGGCCCTTCCGATAGGGTT
This genomic window contains:
- a CDS encoding DUF2905 domain-containing protein; the encoded protein is MARWLMAAGGVLLLLGLALHFAPWLLAWFGRLPGDIRYETGRTKVFIPITSMVIVSLILTVVMNLLSRR
- a CDS encoding Zn-dependent hydrolase; its protein translation is MKTNLDRIRKDLEKLALFNATPGKGLTRFSLTPEDRGARDYLSGQLKELGVGVYEDAAANLFGRREGSDPSLPPIMIGSHFDSVRHGGNFDGQAGVVAALEVLRCLEDKSVRTAHPIEMIAMIEEEGGRFRAGFLSSRAMTLGITQEELRERKDEDGISLADAMASFGFDPARIAEAKRRPGEVRAFLELHVEQGPVLEKEGFEVGIVSSIVGTDLTRVTIEGRPDHAGTTPMGMRRDALKTAAAAIGRIPSLAVEQVEDTVATVGSLVVRPGATNVIPGEVEFTLDIRSLDASSIERVKNGFRKDLADTSQADGTVCRLDQLLKVEPVNLDGGIRRVLQDQADGLGFSWRTMTSGAGHDAMVMAPFFPTGMVFVPSRGGRSHCPEEWTDYEDLQKGVELVYHAVIAIDSLGNR
- the alaE gene encoding L-alanine exporter AlaE, whose product is MTENTGMGRFAEDRLVVAMADITAMMIFSTALCMMIEIFIARLTFFQSVQARIAAIPVNLITGRPYGWFRDRLFNFLGIDRTVPLKMIAGDTLAFVIFQVPLYVVVLLFAGATWSQIAVSSVFMSLIFSLAGRPYGIFLDFCRGLFLRILRSHRERKAGAGPR
- a CDS encoding aldo/keto reductase gives rise to the protein MLYRKVPKNGDELSILGFGCMRLPMEDGQIDEKRATAQIRYAIDRGVNYIDTAWTYHEGESESFLGRALRDGYRERVKLATKLPSFLVRSREDMDRFLEAQLEKLQTDHIDYYLMHTLTGSLWRRLEALGARNFLDRARADGRIMNAGFSFHGLGADFAPIVDAYRWECCLIQYNYLDEENQAGTGGLKYAASKGLGVFVMEPLRGGNLGFPEAPPSVAALWDEAPVRRTPAEWALRWVWDHPEVVVALSGMNDEAHIEENLGTAGDALPDSLTLEEKSLVKRAAARYRGIMKVNCSGCGYCMPCPAGVNIPACFEIYNKMHLFGNLEEGKDSYVMKTSGVLQRSESGFASQCVECGKCLGKCPQGLDIPLLLKDVAAELEGPDLEDRVREMARKRNIII
- a CDS encoding FadR family transcriptional regulator, giving the protein MEQMLTSIERGYWEPGGRMPGESALASKFQVSRNSIREVMKSLAFFGIVEPRPGNGTFLSPNALRNIHNTELVKLISGRSSLIELMEVRLLIEAQAAYWASERATKETIAELEAILREEKLLPEPDVDLHARFHDTIVKLSGNKLLIQLYNSIRAEISIQRKKFKEWPVEELRKFSIEHAQILDRIKNKDPKSARDLMQTHIMDSLWKILENGKEPLSRGLDPRGGLKPLTEETDRPGERLRRSLKKR
- a CDS encoding TRAP transporter small permease gives rise to the protein MLGVTVLVFVQVIMRYVLHAPLMGIEELLLFPAIWLYLLGGASASMERTHIECNVINVYVKSPLALQLLEILKSSISLGVCLWLTYWAFEYLQYSLRVWKLSNLLYIPLFFGESALFVCLSLMAFYTAVELGDDFLGLKAAPQSKEAE
- a CDS encoding TRAP transporter large permease, whose amino-acid sequence is MSLTTVILLDVMILVLLLILSVPLPFCFGGALLFLTLFGNVSMASMMMWGFNQMIAMVLLASPLFIFAGLLMANSGIADTLLDFVDLFVGRIKGGLGVVSTVTCAIIGAISGSGFTGVAATGPIMVPRMVAQGYPRGYATALVTVSSILGLLIPPSVTMIIFGWVTETSILACFLSTVGPGLLITLSLSVVNLVWVRKMPGIILEDLETHNERRKEMPARFSRAIPALSIPFVILGGIYGGVFTPTEAAAVAAIMALPIGFWVYKGLNLRNFIPMVRESATSVGAIMTMILFTLILSQTFVMLRVPQMLVQVVFRLTENYWLILFLINIFLFFVGMIVNDITGIILIAPLLLPLVREMGMNPIQLAAIMGTNLAMGGVTPPYASILYLGMRVGKCEFTDILKPTLIFLIIAYIPIVFLTTYWAPLSMWLPTALGYVK